Proteins from one Podarcis raffonei isolate rPodRaf1 chromosome 1, rPodRaf1.pri, whole genome shotgun sequence genomic window:
- the LCT gene encoding lactase/phlorizin hydrolase isoform X1 yields MALVYKVCLVFLFPLPCFGVGWDLTQKFILVAGPLSDDLVSNLNFQSGLLREPLSSATGQSNYLCDESSLPSLPPYFAELRSSGVTHFKVFLPWTRILPEANARNPNWTNVECYRQLLRTLKAADIEPVLILHQKRLPKSLETRLALSKSVTFTGLFVEYAEFSFASFGDLVDTWLTFGSLPEDVERLPHGDPLALPLQVLASAHEKAYGIYHEKYSAEDGKVSISLDVSDAGLVSARSLLTSILGSLDFLSLNLQYNCEREAAFQKFLDELQHMGTNNMGILLFSLKFHECSSLQENRFATVASIFSAISEVQAWAIGYDVNCVMNSSSVQAICLYTGNLAGQPKAKETLIPTIAPLSSYQAVWERFASQPELERDSFLLDLFPRGFLWGTSTGSFNVEGAWREGGKGESIWDQYGHQGHAHMNQTADVACDSYHKLDYDVYLLRGLRPNIYKFSISWPRVFANGSKSSLNPQGVDYYNKLIDSLLDSNIEPVVTLFHWDLPRALQDLGGWQNESIVTAFAEYAEFCFATFGDRVKFWITFHEPWVISYAGYGTGQHPPGITDAAVASYQVAHVILKAHSRAWHVYDTQYRPEQHGKVGIVLNSDWAEPKTPSSAEDVRAAERYLHFMLGWFAHPIFVNGDYPEVLKSQIQEKNQQCSTPVAKLPTFTNEEKQQVKGTADFFGLSHYNSRLISAPVNHSCAPTYEDIGDFSQHVDPSWPQTAAPWLYAVPWGLRRLLLFVSKEYTGTTRVPIYIADNGVPTDDGGDLVNDTVRVDYYRLYINEALKAIKQDEVDVQAYIARSLIDGFEGPAGYSQRFGLHQVNFEDANRQRTPKESAYFFSTIIENNGFPSTVSRKFLQLLRKDVSIPPRLPSLPASEVPSKAKVVWEKFSKQTDLERDTYFYGTFPEDFLWGVSTAAYQTEGGWDADGKGPSIWDNFTHIPGNVKNNDTGDIACDSYNKVDEDLYLLRALRVNTYRFSLAWPRIFPNGRNHSINNYGVSYYNRLIDGLLAQNITPMVTLHHWDLPQALQDIGGWENPVMVELFDSFADFCFQAFGDRVKFWITFNEPIAISVLGYDTGLFPPNVKDNPGNASYSVTHAILKAHARVYHTYDQKYRESQKGVISLSLNMDWVEPKTLNDPRDVEAADRYLQFMGGWFAHPIFKNGDYPDAMKWKVGNRSELQKLPSSRLPGFTQEEKDYIRGTADVFCLNYYTAGIIKHSTTRLKPYSYEYDQERVLEIDPSWPSSAMENMRAVPWGLRRLLNWIKEEYSNPPIYITENGVGLKAKSDVDDTSRIFYYKTHIDEVLKAYKLDGVNVRGYVAWSFMDSFEWLNGYEPRFGLHQVDFENPNRPRTPKRSAIYYAGIIRQNGIPLAKEEEFLYGEFPENFYWSVASAAYQIEGAWRADGKGLSIWDQFAHTPLKISNDENGDVACDSYHKMEADLAILKDLQVTHYRFSISWTRILPDGTTKYINEAGLKYYERLVDALLAANIQPQVTMYHWDLPQALQDVGGWENETIIQKFKDYAEILFQRFGEKVKFWITLNEPYAIANIGYGYGVSAPGISARPGRAPYIVGHNLIKAHAEVWHLYNETYRPKQGGLISLSISVEWAEPTNPAKQEDLDAARRYVQFFAGWFAHPIFRNGDYSEVMKRRIQERSAGQSRLPEFTESEKQRIKGTFDFFGLNHYTTVLASNLNYSSLFTSYDADRGVASITDRSWLGSGSFWLKVTPFGFRRLLKWIKEEYNDPPIYVTENGISERIDGGFNDTWRIHYLRSYINEALKGIVLDGVDLRGYTVWSLMDNFEWAVGFAERFGLYYTNFTDPNLSRIPKESSKYYSSIIRCNGFPDPATGPHLCLESQSGGTTMAPTSSTTWPIDNSAMKVKFLGLDLTLSNAEVGLYVLFSLFLMSVLGIALFSYLYRKRTKKASQKSF; encoded by the exons ATGGCACTGGTGTACAAGGTGTGTTTGgtttttctgtttcctttgccttgCTTTGGAGTAGGCTGGGATCTTACTCAGAAATTTATTTTAGTCGCTGGCCCTCTTAGCGATGACTTAGTAAGTAATTTAAACTTCCAAAGTGGACTTCTAAGAGAACCTCTCAGTTCTGCAACGGGACAGTCAAACTACCTTTGCGATGAGTCTTCCTTACCTTCTCTGCCGCCGTACTTCGCTGAGCTCCGTTCAAGTGGCGTGACCCATTTTAAAGTCTTCTTGCCTTGGACTCGCATCCTCCCAGAGGCAAATGCCCGAAACCCCAACTGGACGAACGTTGAATGCTACAGACAACTTCTGAGAACTCTCAAGGCAGCTGACATTGAACCGGTTTTAATTCTACATCAGAAACGTTTGCCGAAGTCTTTGGAGACCCGGCTTGCTTTGAGCAAATCTGTGACTTTCACCGGCCTTtttgtggaatatgcagaattttcctttgcatctttTGGCGACTTGGTGGACACCTGGCTCACTTTTGGCAGCCTGCCTGAGGACGTGGAGCGCTTGCCTCATGGAGATCCGCTGGCCCTCCCTTTGCAGGTGCTAGCTTCAGCACATGAGAAAGCTTATGGAATCTACCATGAAAAATACTCAGCAGAAG ATGGGAAAGTGTCCATTTCACTAGATGTTAGTGATGCTGGGCTGGTGTCAGCAAGATCTTTGTTGACTTCAATTCTG GGCTCTCtggactttctctctctcaaccttCAGTACAACTGTGAAAGGGAAGCAGCTTTCCAAAAGTTCCTGGATGAGCTACAG CATATGGGGACGAACAATATGGGTATTTTGCTCTTTAGTCTCAAGTTCCACGAGTGTTCCTCCTTGCAAGAAAACCGATTTGCAACAGTGGCTTCCATTTTCAGTG CCATTTCTGAAGTTCAAGCATGGGCAATAGGGTATGATGTGAATTGCGTCATGAACAGCTCGTCCGTTCAAGCAATTTG cttgtACACAGGAAATCTGGCCGGCCAACCAAAGGCAAAGGAAACCCTGATACCTACTATTGCTCCACTTTCATCCTATCAAGCAGTTTGGGAAAGATTTGCCAGCCAACCTGAGCTGGAGAGAGACTCCTTTTTGCTTGACCTTTTCCCTCGCGGTTTTCTTTGGGGCACATCAACAGGTTCCTTCAATGTGGAAGGAGCCTGGAGAGAGGGTGGGAAAGGGGAGAGCATTTGGGATCAATACGGGCACCAGGGCCATGCCCACATGAATCAAACAGCCGATGTCGCCTGCGATAGCTACCACAAGCTAGATTATGACGTTTATCTCCTTAGAGGCCTTCGCCCAAATATTTATAAATTTTCTATATCCTGGCCTAGGGTTTTTGCCAATGGGAGTAAGAGCAGCTTGAACCCTCAAGGCGTAGATTACTACAACAAACTGATAGACAGCTTGCTGGATTCAAATATTGAGCCCGTGGTTACCTTGTTCCACTGGGACCTGCCACGAGCTCTGCAGGATCTTGGTGGCTGGCAAAACGAGAGCATCGTCACTGCCTTTGCAGAATATGCAGAGTTCTGCTTTGCTACTTTTGGGGATCGTGTTAAATTCTGGATTACCTTCCACGAACCCTGGGTCATTAGCTACGCTGGCTATGGCACTGGGCAGCATCCTCCAGGAATTACTGATGCAGCCGTGGCATCCTATCAG GTGGCTCATGTTATTCTCAAAGCTCATTCTCGAGCCTGGCACGTTTATGATACCCAGTACCGCCCTGAACAGCATGGGAAGGTGGGAATAGTATTGAATTCAGACTGGGCTGAACCCAAGACCCCAAGCAGTGCTGAGGATGTGAGAGCGGCAGAACGCTACTTGCACTTCATGTTGGGCTGGTTTGCTCACCCGATATTCGTCAACGGCGATTACCCAGAAGTCCTGAAATCCCAGATCCAGGAGAAGAACCAGCAGTGCTCAACTCCCGTCGCCAAGCTCCCCACATTCACCAATGAGGAGAAGCAGCAAGTGAAGGGGACGGCTGACTTCTTTGGCCTTTCCCACTACAATTCCAGGCTCATCAGTGCTCCAGTGAATCATAGCTGCGCTCCAACCTATGAGGATATCGGAGACTTTTCCCAACACGTGGATCCTTCTTGGCCACAGACGGCCGCACCTTGGCTCTACGCTGTGCCTTGGGGGCTGAGGAGACTGCTGCTGTTTGTGTCCAAAGAATATACTGGGACAACAAGGGTTCCGATTTATATAGCCGACAATGGGGTGCCCACAGATGACGGAGGCGATCTTGTTAATGACACCGTGAGAGTGGATTACTACCGGCTTTATATCAACGAGGCTTTGAAAG CTATAAAGCAAGATGAAGTTGATGTTCAAGCATACATTGCCCGATCATTGATTGATGGCTTTGAAGGCCCAGCAGGTTACAGTCAAAGGTTTGGCCTACACCAAGTGAATTTTGAAGATGCAAACAGACAAAGGACACCCAAAGAATCTGCCTATTTCTTCTCCACCATTATTGAAAATAATGGATTTCCTAGCACGGTCTCAAGAAAATTTCTCCAGCTGCTCAGAAAGGATGTTTCCATACCTCCACGGCTGCCTAGTTTACCAGCTTCTGAAGTTCCTTCAAAGGCAAAGGTGGTTTGGGAGAAATTTTCAAAACAGACTGATTTGGAAAGAGACACGTATTTTTATGGCACCTTCCCAGAAGATTTTCTGTGGGGTGTTTCTACTGCTGCCTACCAAACTGAAGGAGGTTGGGATGCAGATGGGAAGGGACCTAGCATCTGGGATAATTTTACCCACATTCCAGGGAATGTTAAGAACAATGATACAGGAGATATAGCTTGCGACAGCTACAATAAAGTAGATGAAGATCTTTATCTGCTGAGAGCCTTAAGGGTAAACACCTATCGCTTCTCCCTGGCGTGGCCTCGGATCTTTCCAAATGGAAGAAACCATTCTATAAATAACTATGGTGTCAGTTATTACAACCGGCTGATTGATGGTTTGCTGGCCCAGAACATCACACCAATGGTCACTCTCCACCACTGGGATCTGCCCCAAGCTCTACAAGACAttggtggctgggaaaaccctgtGATGGTTGAACTGTTTGATAGTTTTGCAGACTTTTGTTTTCAGGCATTTGGAGACAGGGTCAAGTTCTGGATTACTTTCAACGAACCTATTGCCATCTCTGTGCTAGGCTACGATACGGGATTATTCCCACCAAATGTAAAAGATAACCCGGGCAATGCATCCTACAGTGTTACTCATGCAATACTAAAGGCCCATGCAAGAGTTTACCACACCTATGACCAGAAATACAGAGAGAGTCAGAAAGGTGTGATCTCTCTGAGTCTCAACATGGATTGGGTTGAGCCAAAGACACTAAACGATCCTCGGGATGTAGAAGCTGCTGATCGCTACCTGCAGTTCATGGGAGGGTGGTTTGCACACCCAATTTTTAAGAACGGCGATTACCCAGATGCAATGAAGTGGAAAGTAGGGAACAGGAGTGAACTACAGAAACTACCATCTTCCCGGCTTCCAGGTTTCACACAAGAAGAGAAAGACTATATCAGGGGCACAGCCGATGTCTTCTGCCTGAATTATTACACTGCCGGAATTATAAAGCACAGCACCACCAGGCTGAAACCATATTCTTACGAGTATGATCAAGAACGAGTATTGGAGATTGACCCTTCTTGGCCTAGCTCAGCAATGGAAAATATGCGGGCAGTGCCCTGGGGGCTGCGTAGGCTGCTAAACTGGATCAAAGAGGAATATAGCAATCCTCCCATTTACATTACTGAGAACGGGGTTGGGCTAAAAGCCAAGTCTGATGTTGATGACACCAGCAGGATCTTCTATTACAAAACACACATTGATGAAGTTTTGAAAG cCTACAAGCTGGACGGCGTGAACGTTCGTGGCTATGTTGCTTGGTCTTTCATGGATAGTTTTGAATGGTTAAATGGTTACGAGCCAAGATTCGGCCTTCACCAGGTTGATTTTGAAAATCCGAACAGGCCAAGAACTCCAAAACGTTCAGCGATATATTACGCTGGAATCATACGTCAAAATGGAATCCCTCTGGCAAAAGAGGAAGAATTCCTTTATGGAGAATTTCCGGAGAACTTTTATTGGAGTGTGGCATCAGCAGCATATCAG ATCGAAGGGGCATGGAGAGCAGATGGGAAAGGTCTCAGCATTTGGGACCAGTTTGCACATACGCCTTTGAAAATCAGCAACGATGAAAATGGAGATGTAGCTTGCGACAGCTACCACAAGATGGAGGCAGACTTGGCTATTCTGAAGGACCTCCAGGTGACTCATTATCGCTTTTCCATCTCCTGGACTCGCATTCTCCCCGATGGGACCACCAAGTACATAAATGAAGCTGGCCTGAAATACTATGAAAGGCTTGTGGATGCTCTTCTTGCAGCCAATATCCAGCCTCAG GTAACTATGTACCACTGGGACCTCCCTCAGGCCCTTCAAGATGTTGGAGGGTGGGAAAATGAGACTATAATccagaaatttaaagattacgcAGAGATCCTTTTCCAAAGATTTGGAGAGAAGGTGAAATTCTGGATAACCTTGAATGAGCCCTATGCCATTGCTAACATTGGTTACGGTTATGGAGTCTCAGCTCCAG GCATCTCTGCCAGACCAGGCCGAGCCCCTTACATAGTGGGCCACAACTTAATCAAGGCCCACGCAGAAGTCTGGCATCTTTACAATGAAACATACCGCCCAAAGCAAGGAGGATTGATCTCTCTTTCCATCAGCGTAGAGTGGGCTGAACCCACGAACCCTGCCAAGCAGGAGGACCTCGACGCTGCCAGGAGATATGTCCAG TTCTTTGCTGGTTGGTTTGCTCACCCTATCTTCAGAAACGGTGACTATAGTGAGGTGATGAAAAGGAGGATACAAGAGAGAAGTGCCGGCCAATCAAG acTCCCTGAATTTACTGAAAGTGAAAAGCAGAGGATTAAAGGCACCTTTGACTTCTTTGGTTTGAACCACTATACTACAGTATTGGCATCCAACTTAAACTATTCTTCTCTCTTTACATCCTACGATGCTGATAG GGGTGTTGCCTCTATAACAGACCGCAGCTGGCTGGGCTCTGGTTCCTTTTGGTTGAAGGTGACCCCCTTTGGCTTCAGGAGGCTCCTGAAGTGGATCAAGGAAGAATACAATGACCCACCTATTTATGTGACCGAGAATGGGATTTCAGAGCGTATAGATGGGGGATTCAATGATACTTGGAGAATACACTACTTAAGGAGCTACATCAATGAAGCTTTAAAAG GAATTGTACTTGATGGTGTTGATCTGCGAGGCTACACTGTATGGAGCCTGATGGATAATTTTGAATGGGCAGTGGGCTTTGCTGAAAGATTTGGGTTGTATTACACCAACTTTACAGACCCAAATCTATCCAGAATTCCAAAGGAGTCTTCAAAATATTATTCATCTATCATCCGGTGTAATGGCTTTCCAGATCCAGCCACTGGGCCTCATTTGTGCCTTGAGTCACAATCTGGAG GTACTACTATGGCGCCAACAAGCAGCACTACTTGGCCTATCGACAATTCAGCCATGAAGGTGAAGTTTTTGGGACTGGACTTGACTTTGTCTAATGCAGAAGTAGGCCTTTATGTGCTCTTTTCCCTATTCTTAATGTCTGTGCTAGGCATTGCTCTTTTTTCATATCTATATAGAAAAAGGACCAAAAAAGCCAGccaaaaaagtttttaa